Sequence from the Corallococcus sp. EGB genome:
CCATGCGGACCTGCCGGAGAAAATTGACTACGTCCTCATCACCCACGGCCACGCGGACCACCTGATGATGGAGACGCTGCTGCAGCTGCGCCACCGCATCGGGACCATCGTGGTGCCCCGCTCGAACGCGTACTCGCTGGCGGACCCCTCGCTGCGCCTGGTGCTGGAGAAGACGGGCTTCCGCAACGTCGTGGAGATCGACGACCTGCAGGAGATCCAGATCCCCGGCGGGTCGCTGATGGGCATCCCCTTCATCGGCGAGCACAGCGACCTGGCGGTGCAGGCGAAGACGGCGCACCTGGTGCGGCTTGCGGGCCGTTCCCTGCTGATGGCCGCGGACTCCAACGCGCTGGAGCCGCGCATGTACCAGCACCTCACGGAGCTGGTGGGCCCGCTGGACGCGCTCTACCTGGGCATGGAGTGCGAGGGCGGCCCGATGAGCTGGATGTACGGCCCGCTGCTCACCCAGCCGCTGCCTCGCAAGATGGACCAGTCCCGGCGGCTCAACGGCTCCGACAGCGCCCGCGCGACGGAGATCCTCAACCACCTGAGTCCCAAGGAGGTCTTCATCTACGCCATGGGCCAGGAGCCCTGGCTGCGCCACGTGATGGTGCTCCAGTACGACGAGTCCGCGCCCCAGATGATCGAGTCGAACAAGTTCATCGACGTCTGCAAGGGCCGCGGAATCCCCGCCGCGCGCCCCTTCCTGAGCATGGAGCGCATCCTGGAGTAGTCCGCCCGCTCCCGGTGGCGCCCCCTCCCCGGAGGCAGGGCGCCCCGGGGAGGCGCGTCACGCCTTGGGCCAGGTGAAGCGGAACGCCGCTCCCTCGCCCGGCACGGAGTCCACCCAGGCGCGGCCGCCGCGGGTCTCGACGATCTTCCGCACCACGGACAGCCCGATGCCGGTGCCCTCGACCTTGTCGCGGCTCTCCAGCGTCTGGAAGATGCCCCAGATGCGCTCGTGGAACTCCGGCGCGATGCCCGGGCCGTTGTCGGCGACGGTGAACTCGTACTGCTCGCCCGCGTCGCGCCACGTCACCTGGATGCGCGGATCCGGCCGGTGCAGCCGGGTGAACTTGAGGGCGTTCGCGATGAGGTTCAGGAACACCTGCTGCAACTTCACGCGCTCGGCGCTCACCGTGGGCCCGCCCGGCTGCACCTTCACCTCCACTTCGGGCGGCGGGGCCAGCAGCTCCACCACCTCCTTGAGGAGGGCGCCGGTGTCCACCGCGGTCGGCTCGCTCAGCTTGCCCGCGCGGGCATAGGTGAGGATGCCGTCGATCAGCGCCTCCATGCGGTGCACGCGGCCGTGCAGCAGCGTGATGAACTCGCGCGCCTCGCCGGTGAGGTGGGTGCCCAGCTCCTCCTTGAGCCACTCCGCCAGGTTGGCGATGCCCCGCAGCGGCGCCTTGAGGTCGTGGGAGGCCACGTAGGCGAATTGATCCAGCTCGCGGTTGGACTGCTCCAGCGCCTGGGTGAGCCGCACCAGCTCCCGCATCCGCTCCTCCGCCTGCTGGCGGGCCCGCACCATGTCGGTGACCTCCACCGCGTGGGTCATCACGCCGAAGGTGGCCCCGTCCTCGTCGGTGAGCGGCTGGTAGACGAAGTTGAAGTACGTGTCGTCCACCCGGCCGAAGCGCTCGACCCGCACGGGCACCTCGTTCCCGACGACGGCCTGCTTCGTGGCGTACACCTGATCATAGAGTTCGAAGAGCCCCTGCCCCGCCAGGTCCGGGAAGGCGTCCGGGATCGTCTTCCCCACCAGGGGCCGGTTGCCCGTCACCTGCGCATAGCCCGGGTTGACGACCTGGATGACGTGCTGGGGCCCGCGGGCCACCATGATGGCGGCGGGCGCCTGCATGAAGACCTGCGTCAGCCGGTTGCGCTCCAGCTCCAGCTGCTGCTCCAGGCGGTGCTGCTGGGTGATGTCCCGCAGGGTGAGCACCACGCCCAGATGGACGCGGGCGTCGGTGTACACCGGGACGGCGCTGCCCTGGACGCGCAGCTTGTGGCCATCAGGCGTGCGGATGATCCACACCTCGTTGAGGACGCGCTCCCCCCGCCCCGCCCGCGCCGAGGGCAGCTCGTCGGCGGAGAGCGGCGTGCCGTCCACCCGCTCCTGCCGGAAGCCCTGGGTGTCGAAGGTCTCCCCCTCGCCCAGCCCCGGGTAGAGGGTCCGGGCCATCTCGTTGAGGAAGCTGACCCGGCCCGCCGGGTCGAACGTGAGCACCGCGTCCGCGATGTGGCCCAGCATCGCGGCGCGCTCGGCGGCGAGCGCCTCGATGCTCCTGCGGGCCAGCACCTGCTCCGTGGTCTCCACCGCGTGCGCCATGATGCCGAACACGCTGCCGCTCGCGTCCTTGAGGGGCTGGTAGACGAAGTCCACGTAGACGTCCTCCACGACGCCGGTGCCCTTGCGGTCCAGCCGGACCAGCGCGTCGTGCGCGATGTACGGCTGGCCGCTCGTCCTCACGGAGTCGAGCAGCTCCCGGAAGCCCTGATCCGCGATCTCGGGCAGGGCCTCCGTCACCGGCTTGCCCAGCAGGTCCCGGTTGCCCGTCAGCTGCTGGTACAGCGGGTTGGACACGCTGAAGCGGTGGTCCGGCCCCTCCAGCACGGCGATGATGGCCGGAGCCTGCATGAAGACCTCGTACAGGCGCTCGCGCTCCGCCCGCGCCTCCGCCAGCGCGCGGTCGCGCTCCTTGCGCGCGCGGACCTCCCGGGTCACGTCGAAGATGGAGACGAAGACGCCGCCCACGGCGCCCGTCTCGTCGCGGACCGGGCTGTAGCAGAGCGTGAGGTAGAACTCCTCCGGGTGGCCGTGCGGCTCGAGCGGGTACATCCGCTCCTCGAACGTGACCGTCTCCCCGTTGAAGATGCGCGGGTAGATGGCCTCGTTGATGTGCCACACCTCCGGCCAGCACTCCTTGTTGCCCTGCCCCAGGCCCCCAGGGTGCTTGCGGCCCATGAGCAGCCGGTACCCATCGTTGTAGAACTGGTAGAGCTCCGGTCCCCACAGGACGATGAGCGGGAACTGGGAGCCCAGCACCATGCTCACCGCGGTCTTCAGGCTCTGGGGCCAGGCGTCCACGGGCCCCAGCGGGTGCGTGCTCCAGTCCTTCGCCCGGCACAGCGCGCCCAGCTCTCCGCCGTTGGCGAAGACCCGCTCGGCCGCGTCGGCTCCCGGCTTCCACTGCACGGTCATGTCAGGGCATCTCCACGAGGGTCCAGTACTTGTTGAGCGTGGCCATGACCTCCACGAAGTTGATGAAGGTGACGGGCTTGAGCAGGTAGCCGGCGACGTTCAGGTTGTACGCGTCGATCTTGTCGCGCTCGTCCGCGGACGTGGTGAGCACCACCACGGAGATGGTCCGCAGCTCCGGATCCGCGCGCAGCACGCGCAGGAACTCGATGCCGTTCATCTTCGGGAGGTTCAAGTCCAGCAGCACCAGCCGGCGCCCCTCGGGCACCGCGCCGTTGCGCAGCATCTCCAGGCCCTCCAGGCCGTTGGTGGCCACGTAGAGCGGGTTGGCAATGTGGTTCTTCTGGAAGGCGCGGCGGACGTTCATCACGTCCACTTCGTCGTCTTCCACCAGCAGGATGTGCAGCGTCCGGTCGCCGGCGGTAGCGGTGGTCATCTCAAGCCTTTCGAGCCTGCGCGGCATCCAGACCCAAGAGGAGCCCGAGCACGCTGGCATCTAGCGTTCGCTTTCGGGCGGATATCAGGCACCTTGGGGCGACTGTCCGCTTTGTGACGCGATTCCCCGCACGCCCGCCCGGGAGGCCGCCTGGGGAGTGTCGTCTGCTCATCACTCCGCGCCCGCGGGTTGAGGGCCCGCGCGCGGGGACGGTATGGCGAAAGGCCCTGTGCGCCGTTCCCCTCCCAAGGATGACTCCCAGAAGACCCAGCAAGAGCTCATCGAGGAGCTCCAGGGCCTGCGCAGGGCCCTGCGGCAGAACAGCGCCGACCTGGAGCAGTTCAGCTACGTGGCCAGTCACGACCTCCGGGCTCCGCTGCGGGGCATCTCCAACCTGTCCCAGTGGCTGGAGGAGGACCTGGGGCCACAGCTGCCCCAGGCGACGCGCAGGCAGATGGAGCTCTTGCGAGGGCGCGTGCAGCGGATGGAGGCGATGCTGGATGGCCTCCTGGACTACAGCCGGGCGGGCCGCGTCCGCGACAAGCCGGAGCCGGTGCGGGTGGACCGGCTGATCCACGAGACGCTGGAGCGGCTGTCCCCGCGTCCGTCCGCTCGGCTGGAGGTCGGCTCCGGGATGCCGGAGCTCGTCACGGAGCGCTCCGCGTTGCAGCAGGTCTTCCACCACCTGCTCTCGAACGCGCTGAAGCACGCGGGCCGCGAGGACGTGCGGATCCGCGTGGAGGTGGAGGCCACGCCCGCTGCCCATCGCTTCTCCATCGCGGATGACGGCCAGGGGATCTCCCCCCGCTACCACGAGAAGATCTGGAACCCGTTCCAGACGCTCGTCTCGCGCGACAAGGTGGAGGGCGCCGGCATGGGCCTGTGTGTCGTCAGGAAGCTCGTGGAGGCTCGCGGCGGCCAGGCCTGGGTCGAGTCGGCCGAAGGCGCAGGCGCCACGTTCCACTTCACCTGGCCCGTGTCAGAGGAACGCCTCACGTGAGTCTCCCCCCTGCCTCCACCTCCTCCGTGGAAGTCGCCCCCGTGGCGGAGCACCTCCGGCTGCTGCTCGTGGATGACGACGAGGTCGACCGGCTCCGGGTCCAGCGGCTCCTGGGCGCGACGGGACTCTCGGTGGACGTGGTGGAGGCCACGAGCGGGAGCGAGGCGCTGGAGCACCTGAAGGCGCGCGCCTTCGACGTCATCCTCCTGGACTTCTTCCTGCCGGGGGAGGACGGGTTCTGGGTGCTGCGCGAGCTGGGCAGCCGGGGCTCGCACGCCCCCATCGTCGTCCTCACCGGACAGGGCAGTGAGCAGACGGCCGTCGCGCTGATGAAGGCGGGCGCGTCCGACTACATCGCCAAGGGTCAGCTGTCCGCGGAGCGGCTGGAGCAGAGCCTGCGCCAGGCGATGCGGCTGCACCTGGCGGAGCAGCGGCACCGGGCGCTCGCGGAGGCCCTGCCGCAGATTGTCTGGACGTCGGGCCCGGACGGGCGCCCCGACTACTTCAACCGGCGCTGGTACGACTACACCGGCCTGCCCCCCGCGCCTTCACTGGAGGAGCGCGGGAGCACCGCCCCCCTGCTCCCGCGGGACGTCATCCACGCCGACGACGTGGCGGGCTGTCTGGGCAAGTGGAACGAGACCCGCCATGCGGGGGCGGCGTTCGAGTGCGAGGGCCGCATCCGGCGTCACGCGGACGGCGCGTGGCGCTGGCACCTCATCCAGGCCGTGCCGCTGCGCAACGCGCATGGCCGCATCCTCCAGTGGCTGGGCACCTGCACCGACATCGATGATCAGAAGCGCGCCGCGGAGACGCTGAGCTTCCTGGCGGAGGCGAGCACCATGCTCACCGCCTCGCTGGAGATGTCCGTCACGCTCGAGCGGCTCGCCGCGCTGATCCTCCCGCGGCTGGGCGACTGGTGCGCCGTCTACCTCCAGGAGGACGACGGCCCCGTGCGCCAGGTGATGGCGGCCCACGCCGACCCCACCCGGGTGCCCCTGCTGCGAGAACAGCACCGCGCCTTTCCTCCGTCCGCCGCCGCCCGCCACGGCGTCGCGCGGGTGCTGCGCACGGGCGCGCCGGAGCTGGTGCCCGAGCTCACCGACGCCGTCCTCCAGGAGGCGCTGGGCCCGGCGGGGGACGACGAGCGGATCCGCCCGGGGTCGTGGATCATCGTCCCGCTGTGGGCGCAGCGCCGCGTCTTCGGCGCGCTGATGGTCTGCGCCGCCCGTGCCGGCCTGCGCTACGGCGCGCGGGACCTGGAGCTCGTGCAGGAGCTGGCGCGGCGGGCGGAGATCGCCATCGACAACGCGCGGCTGTTCGAAATGGCCAAGGCGGAACACCTGGTCGCCGAGCAGGCCAACCGCGCCAAGGACGAGTTCCTGGCCGCGGTCTCCCACGAGCTGCGCACCCCGCTGATGGCGATGCTGGGGTGGACGCGGATGCTGCGCACGGGCCAGCTGGGGCCGGAGAAGACCGCCCGCGCCCTGGCGGCGGTGGAGCGCAACACGCAGGTGCAGACGCAGCTCATCGAGGACCTGCTCGACGTGTCGCGGATCATCACCGGCAAGATGCGGCTGGAGATCCGCCCGGTGGACCCCGCCGCCTTCATCGAGGCGGCGCTGGATTCGGTGCGGCACGCGGCCGAGGCGAAGGGCGTCACGCTCTCCGCCGAGCTGCTCCCAGGCTCCGGCTCCATCCATGGCGACGCGGACCGGCTGCAGCAGATGGTCTGGAACCTGCTCTCCAACGCCATCAAGTTCACGCCCCGGGGCGGCCAGGTCACCGTGCGCCTGCGGTGGGTGGAGGGCCACGTCCTCATCGAGGTCCAGGACACGGGCCAGGGCATCCCCCGGGCGCACCTGGGGCAGATCTTCGAGCGCTTCTGGCAGGTCGACGGCAGCTCTACCCGGAAGCATGGCGGCCTGGGACTGGGGCTGGCCATCGTGCGGCACCTCACGGAGCTGCACGGGGGCACCATCGAGGCGCTGAGCGAGGGCGAGGGACATGGCGCCCTCTTCCGGTTGACGCTGCCGCTGTCGGTCGCGGCCTCGTCGCGGGGAAGCCCTCCCGTCGCCCAGTCCCAGGCGCGGCAGGAGGCGCCATCGCTCGCGCAGGAGGTGCTGAAGGGGCTGCAGGTGCTGGTGGTGGACGACGAGGCCGACGCGCTCGAGCTGCTCTCCGTCGTGCTGGAGAGCCGCGGCGCCCAGGTCCACACGGCCTCCAGCGCCCGCGAAGCCCTGGAGAAGCACCAGCTCCACCGCCCGCACGTCATCCTCTCCGACATCGGCATGCCTGGAGAGGACGGCTACTCCTTCATCCGCAGGCTGCGTGCCCTTCCGCTGGAACAGGGAGGCCAGACACCGGCCGTCGCGCTCACCGCCTTCGCGCGGATGGAGGACCGCACCCGGGCGCTGCTCGCCGGCTTCCAGATGCACGTTCCCAAGCCCATCGAGCCGGCGGAGCTGATCATCGTCCTGGCCTCGCTCACCGGGCGGTACCCGCGGGTGGTGGACTCGGCGTTCCAGGCCGTCCGCTAGAAGGACCGGGCAGGCGCCGGCGGGGGTGCCGCCGGCGCCTCATGCCGCGCTCAGATCGTCTTCCTGCCCGGCAGGTCGAAGCGATCCGCGTTCATCACCTTGGTCCAGGCGTCGACGAAGTCCTGCACGAAGTGCGCGGTGCCGTCGCTGGCCGCGTAGACCTCCGCCAGCGCGCGCAGCTGCGAGTTGGAGCCGAAGACGAGGTCGGCTACGGTCGCCGTCCAGCGCAGGTCACCCGTGGCGCGGTCGCGGCCTTCGAACACGTTCGACGTCTTCTCCGAGCGCTTCCACGCGGTGCGCATGTCGAGCAGGTTGACGAAGAAGTCCGGCGTCAGCTGGCCCGGGCGCTTCGTGAACACCCCGTGCGGCGTGTGGCCGTGGTTGACGTCCAGCACGCGCAGCCCGCCCACGAGCGCCGTCATCTCCGGCGCGGTGAGCGTGAGCAGGCTCGCGCGGTCGATGAGCGCCGCGGCGGTCGTCGCCTCGGCGCCCGCCCGGACGTAGTTGCGGAACCCGTCCGCCGCGGGCTCCAGGACCAGGAACGATTCGACGTCCGTCTGCTCCTGCGACGCGTCCATGCGGCCCGGCGTGAAGGGCACGGTGATCTTGTGACCGGCGGCGCGCGCGGCGGCTTCGATGCCCGCGCTGCCGCCCAGCACGATCAGGTCCGCCAGCGACACCCGCTTGCCGCCGCGCTGCGCGCCGTTGAACTTCTGCCGGATGGCTTCGAGCTTGGAGAGCACCTTCGCGAGCTCCGAGGGCTCATTGGCCTCCCAGTCCTTCTGCGGCGCCAGGCGGATGCGCGCGCCGTTCGCGCCGCCGCGCATGTCGCTCCCCCGGAACGTCGACGCCGAGGCCCAGGCCGTCTTGATCAGCTGCTGGATCGACAGGCCGGAGCCGAGCAGCTCGGCCTTGAGCGCGTCGATGTCCGTGGCGTCGATCAGCGGGTGGTCGACGGCCGGAATCGGGTCCTGCCAGAGCAGCTCCTCCTTGGGCACCAGCGGGCCCAGGTAGCGGGACCTGGGACCCATGTCGCGGTGGGTGAGCTTGAACCAGGCGCGCGCGAAGGCGTCCGCGAACTTCGCCGGGTTGGCCATGTAGTCGCGGGAGATGCGCTCATAGATGAGGTCGAAGCGCAGCGCCAGGTCAGCGGTGGTCATCATCGGCGCGTGGCGCTTCCCGGGCACGTGCGCGTCCGGCACGGTGCCGGCGCCGGTGTTGCCCACGGGCTTCCACTGGTGCGCGCCTGCGGGGCTCCGGGTCAGCTCCCACTCATAGCCGAACAGCACCTCGAAGTAGGTCATGTCCCACTTCGTCGGCGTGGGCGTCCACGCGCCCTCCAGGCCGCTCGTGGTGGCGTGCTCGCCGACGCCGCTCTCGTAGGTGCTCTTCCAACCCAGCCCCAGCTCCTCGATGTTCGCGCCCTCGGGCTCCGCGCCCACGTGGTGCACCGGACCTGCGCCGTGGCATTTGCCGAAGGTGTGGCCGCCCGCGACGAGCGCGACGGTCTCCTCGTCGTTCATCGCCATGCGCGCGAACGTCTCGCGGATGTCGCGCGCGGAGCCGACGGGGTCGGGCTTGCCGTTCGGGCCTTCGGGGTTGACGTAGATGAGGCCCATCTGCACGGCCGCCAGGGGGTGTGCCAGCTCGCGCTCGCCGCTGTAGCGCTCGTCGCCCAGCCAGGTGGACTCCGGCCCCCAGTCCGTGGTGTGCGGCTCCCAGATGTCCTCGCGGCCGCCGCCGAAGCCGAACGTCTTCAGGCCCATGGACTCCAGCGCCACGTTGCCCGAGAGGATCATCAGGTCCGCCCACGACAGCTTGCGGCCGTACTTCTGCTTGATGGGCCACAGCAGGCGGCGCGCCTTGTCCAGGTTCCCGTTGTCAGGCCAGCTGTTGAGGGGCGCGAAGCGCTGCTCACCCGAGCGCGCGCCGCCGCGCCCGTCGAAGATGCGATAGGTGCCCGCCGCGTGCCACGCCATGCGGATGAAGAACGGGCCGTAGTGCCCGTAGTCCGCCGGCCACCAGTCCTGCGAGTCCGTCATCAACGCGTGCAGGTCCTTCACCACCGCGTTGAGGTCGAGCGTCTGGAACTCCGCCGCGTAGTTGAAGTCCTCGACCATCGGATCCGACAGCGAGGAATGCTGGTGCAGCATCGCGAGGTTGAGCTGCTCCGGCCACCACTGCGCGTTCGTGCGCGCGCGGCGGGGTCCGTGCGCGACAGGGCACTTCGCTTCGTCGTTCATGCGGGTCTCCTCTGCGGCTGGCGCGCGGGTTCGTAGCGCGCCGCCGCGACCGCCGGGGGCCGCGTGGCCGCAGAGGCCCGGGAGGCGTTCGCTACCGGACCCACTCCCCACGGCCCGCGTGGGAGACCGTTACGTGGTGGGCATCAATGCTTGCGGCGCAGGAGCTTGCGCAGGCCCGCGAGCAGCGCCTCGCCGTCGGGCGTGCCCAGGCCCGTGCACGCGTTCCACAGCGTCTCCTCGCTGGCGAAGTACGCGCCGTTGCCGCCCTGGGTGATGCGCCGGACGACGGCCTCCCCCTCGGTGACGAGCGTGTACAGCCGGGGGTTGAGGAAGCCCACGCGCTCCCCCAGCGCCTCGTTGAGGCGGACGATGAGCGCGGCCCACATGGGCGCGGCGGCGCTCGTGCCCGCGGCCACGCCCTGCTGGCCCTTGAAGACGATTTGATAGCCGGTGTGCAGGTCCGCGTTCGCCGCGACGTCCGGCACGCCACGGCCGGTGCTCCGCGAGACGTCGAACGCGCCGTTCTTCCATGATGACCTCACCAGGTCCGGCACGCCCATGCCCTGCTGGTACAACGGCAGCGCGTTCATGGTGCTGACCCCGCCGCTGCTCGCCCCCGCGGCCGTGGACATGCGCCCCAGAAGGCCCATGGACATCGCCTCGCCCAGGCGGTTCCACACGCGCTCGTGGTGGAGGACGTCGCCCACCGCCTCCAGCGTCGTGCCGCCGCAGCCCAGCACCAGCGCGCTCGCGGCGGGGTAGCTCGTCGCGGCCAGGGTGATGGCGCCCGTGGGCGACACGGCATTCACCGGCACCTGCGAGCCCAGGTCGCCGGACGCGGCGCACACGGTGATGCCCAGCAGCGCGGCCTCGACGAAGAGCCGCTCGAAGACCCCCTCCTCGCCCTGCTGGATGAGCGACCCTTCGTAGAAGGACCAGCTGGTGGTCAGCACCGACGGCCGGTTCTCCCGGTCGCTGAGGGCCTCCGCCAGCACGCGGTGGTAGTCGCGCAGCGAGTAGTCCTTCGAGCCCGCGTTGTAGACGACGACGCGCGCGGCCGGACACACCGCGGCCACCAGCTCCACGTCCATGGTGACCTCCGCGTCGGAGGCGGTGTGGAGGATCCCCACCTTGTTCGGCCCCACGTTCACCACCGGCGCCGTGCGCTTCACCCCCGCGGACTTCAGGGACGCCTCCAGGTCCGACGGCCTGTAGCCACCCGCCAGCTCGATGACGCCCACGCACTGGCCTTCGCCCTGGTTCTGGGGGTAGCGGTAGAGGCTGGCCACCTGCGGCGCCGTGTACGAGCGCAACCCGACCTGCTTCGCCGCCTCGCGAGGGATGGGCAGGGACGCCGCGTTGTGGGTGACGAGCGGCCGGGTGTCCAGGCCCAGCACCCACTCCACCACACCCCGCAGCGCGCGCGGCAGGGTCACCGGCTTCGTGTGGCTCAGGTAGGACGTCCGCCCCTGGGTGAAGCGCCGCAGGTCCACGCCGAAGGCCTTGCACATCGCGGCCGCGGCCCCCTGGAGCGTGACGCAGCCCCGGTCACGCCGCTCGGAGGTGATGGTCAGGCGGTGGGACTTCGCGAAGCGCCGCACGGCGGCCAGGTGCTTGGGGGGCGTGCCGTACTTCGCCTCGAACTCCTCGTGGGTGAGGGGGCGGCGCGGGGGGTTCGCGCACAACTCCTCCACGGTGGGCAGCGGCGCCCCATGTCGCAGCACCAGGGTCACCTCCACGAGGCCGGTGGCGGCGCGGCTCCGGAGCGGGAGGTGGAGAGACGCCGGAGACACACGCGCGCTCTGCGCCAGGGGGATGCGAGGGGCCATGCGCGGCGTTCTACCACGCGCGGCCCGGGCGCCCGGAAGGCGGGCCGGGTCATATCCATGGACGCGGGCCCCGGTTAGGCTCGCCCGCCTGCCCATGGACCGAGTCCTCCGCATCAAGCCCCACCTGCGCGCCGAGGTGCTCGACTCGCGACGCGTCTTCCTCGTCGGGGAGCGCGCCCAGTTCCTGCTCGAGGGCGAGCTGCACGCGAGCATCGTGCCCCTCCTGGATGGCGAGCGCACCGTGGCGAGCGTCATCGCCGCGCTGGCGGGGCGGGCCTCCGCGCCGGAGGTGCTCTACGCGCTGTCGCTCCTGGAAGAGCGCGGGCACGTGGAGGAGGCGCATGACGTCTTCGACGCCAGCGTCGCCGGATTCTGGGAGTCGCTGGGAGTGGGCGCTTCCACCGCGGCCGGGCGGCTGTTGGACATGTCCGTCGCCGTGCGCGCGGTGGCAGGCGAGGACGCGGAGCGGCTGTCGGAGGCGCTGCGCGACGCCGGCCTGGACGTGCGCGACGACGCCGAGCGCCACGTGCTGCTGGTGGACGACTACCTGTCGCAGGAGGCGCTCGCGCTGGCGCGCGAGTCCCGGGGCGCCGGCGCCGCGTTCCTCCCGCTGAAGGTGTCCGGCACCACGTGTCATGCGGGGCCGGTGGTGGGCCCCGAGCGCGCCTGCTGGACGTGCCTCACCGCGCGGCTGCTGGACAACCGTCCCATCGAGAAGTACCTCGCGCGAAAGGGCATTCCCCCGAGCGCCATCCGCCCGCCACGCACGGGCCTGCCCACCACCGCGCAGGCGGGACTGTCCCTCGCGGCGACGCTCGTGGCCCGCTGGGTGGTGGACGGGCCCCAGGCCGCGGGACAGACGCGGCTGTGGACGCTGGACTTCGCCACCTGGAAGCTGCAGTCGCACGCGGTGACGCGGCGTCCGCAGTGTCCGGACTGCGGAGACCCGCATTGGATGGACGCGCGCGCGAAGGCGCCCCTGGAGCTGACCTCACGTCCCAAGCGCTTCACGGACGACGGCGGCCACCGCATCCTCACGCCCGAGGAGACCTGGGAGCGCCACCGCCACCTCATCAGCCCGGTGACGGGCGTGGTGAGCGACCTGCGCGCGGTGCCGGGCGACGCACCGCTGGGCCACATCCAGTCCGCGGTCTTCCGCGTGTGCCCGTGGACGGACGCGCCGGCCTCCGACGACTTCCACCGCGTGGCCAGCGGCAAGGGCCGCACGGAGGCCCAGGCCCGCGCGGGCGCGCTGTGCGAGGCCTTGGAGCGCTACAGCGCGGTGTTCCAGGGCGACGAGCCGCGCGTCCACGCGACGGCCTCACACCTGGGCGTCCAGGCCGTGCACCCGGACGCGCTCCAGCACTTCAGCGCCGCGCAGTTCCAGGCCCGGTCCGAAGGCGCGGGCCGCCGCGACATGCGCACCGCGGTGCCGCGTCCGTACGCGGATCAACCCATGGACTGGAGCCCCGCGTGGTCGCTCACGCATGGCGTCTCCCGGTACGTGCCCACGGCGTTCGCGTACCTCTTCGCGCCCACGCCCGCGGACGGGCCGTTCTGCTTCTTCAACTCCAACGGGAACGCGGCGGGCAACTGCGTGGAGGAGGCCATCCTCCAGGGCTTCCTGGAGCTGGTGGAGCGCGATGCGGTGGCGCTCTGGTGGTACAACCGCCTGCGCCGCCCGCGCGTGGAGCTGCGCTCCTTCGACGAGCCCTGGTTCACGTCCGTGGAGGCGCATTACCGGTCGCTGGGCCTCCGGTTGTCGGTGTTGGACCTGACGCATGACCTGGGCATTCCGGTGTTCGCCGCGCTCGCGTGGTCGCCGGAGCGCGGGCGGGCCTGGGCCGGGTGCGGCTGCCACTTCGACGCGAAGCTCGCCGTGCAGCGCGCGCTCACGGAGGTGGCCCAGTGCTACGACCCGAAGGACCTGACCCCGTCGCCCTGGGACTCCCGGGCGCATGACGACACCCACTGGCTCTTCCCCGACGACACGGTCCCCGCGCGCGTTCGCGCCGACTTCCCGCGCGTATGGCACGACGACCTGCGGGACGACGTGCACGAGTGCGTGGCCCGGGCCGAGCGCGTGGGGCTGGAGACGCTGGTGCTGGAGCAATCACGGCCGGACGTGGGCGTATCCGCGGTGAAGGTCATCGTCCCGGGGCTGAGGCACTTCTGGCCCCGGCTGGGGCCTGGCCGGCTGTATGACGTCCCCGTGCGGATGGGGTGGCTGAAGGCCCCGAAGACCGAGGCGCAGCTCAACCCCGTGCCCTTCTACTTCTGAGCGATGGCACCGCTTCCCGAACCCAAGCCCCGCGTCCTGCTGATCCAATGCGGCCCCGACCGGCGCCACGTGGACCGCGAGACCGAGGACTTCGACCCCGAGCGCGGCCTGGTGAAGCGCGCGACGATGACGCCGCTGGCCTGCGCGACGCTCGCGGCGCTCA
This genomic interval carries:
- a CDS encoding response regulator; translation: MTTATAGDRTLHILLVEDDEVDVMNVRRAFQKNHIANPLYVATNGLEGLEMLRNGAVPEGRRLVLLDLNLPKMNGIEFLRVLRADPELRTISVVVLTTSADERDKIDAYNLNVAGYLLKPVTFINFVEVMATLNKYWTLVEMP
- a CDS encoding PAS domain-containing sensor histidine kinase gives rise to the protein MTVQWKPGADAAERVFANGGELGALCRAKDWSTHPLGPVDAWPQSLKTAVSMVLGSQFPLIVLWGPELYQFYNDGYRLLMGRKHPGGLGQGNKECWPEVWHINEAIYPRIFNGETVTFEERMYPLEPHGHPEEFYLTLCYSPVRDETGAVGGVFVSIFDVTREVRARKERDRALAEARAERERLYEVFMQAPAIIAVLEGPDHRFSVSNPLYQQLTGNRDLLGKPVTEALPEIADQGFRELLDSVRTSGQPYIAHDALVRLDRKGTGVVEDVYVDFVYQPLKDASGSVFGIMAHAVETTEQVLARRSIEALAAERAAMLGHIADAVLTFDPAGRVSFLNEMARTLYPGLGEGETFDTQGFRQERVDGTPLSADELPSARAGRGERVLNEVWIIRTPDGHKLRVQGSAVPVYTDARVHLGVVLTLRDITQQHRLEQQLELERNRLTQVFMQAPAAIMVARGPQHVIQVVNPGYAQVTGNRPLVGKTIPDAFPDLAGQGLFELYDQVYATKQAVVGNEVPVRVERFGRVDDTYFNFVYQPLTDEDGATFGVMTHAVEVTDMVRARQQAEERMRELVRLTQALEQSNRELDQFAYVASHDLKAPLRGIANLAEWLKEELGTHLTGEAREFITLLHGRVHRMEALIDGILTYARAGKLSEPTAVDTGALLKEVVELLAPPPEVEVKVQPGGPTVSAERVKLQQVFLNLIANALKFTRLHRPDPRIQVTWRDAGEQYEFTVADNGPGIAPEFHERIWGIFQTLESRDKVEGTGIGLSVVRKIVETRGGRAWVDSVPGEGAAFRFTWPKA
- a CDS encoding ATP-binding protein → MRRSPPKDDSQKTQQELIEELQGLRRALRQNSADLEQFSYVASHDLRAPLRGISNLSQWLEEDLGPQLPQATRRQMELLRGRVQRMEAMLDGLLDYSRAGRVRDKPEPVRVDRLIHETLERLSPRPSARLEVGSGMPELVTERSALQQVFHHLLSNALKHAGREDVRIRVEVEATPAAHRFSIADDGQGISPRYHEKIWNPFQTLVSRDKVEGAGMGLCVVRKLVEARGGQAWVESAEGAGATFHFTWPVSEERLT
- a CDS encoding response regulator, with the protein product MSLPPASTSSVEVAPVAEHLRLLLVDDDEVDRLRVQRLLGATGLSVDVVEATSGSEALEHLKARAFDVILLDFFLPGEDGFWVLRELGSRGSHAPIVVLTGQGSEQTAVALMKAGASDYIAKGQLSAERLEQSLRQAMRLHLAEQRHRALAEALPQIVWTSGPDGRPDYFNRRWYDYTGLPPAPSLEERGSTAPLLPRDVIHADDVAGCLGKWNETRHAGAAFECEGRIRRHADGAWRWHLIQAVPLRNAHGRILQWLGTCTDIDDQKRAAETLSFLAEASTMLTASLEMSVTLERLAALILPRLGDWCAVYLQEDDGPVRQVMAAHADPTRVPLLREQHRAFPPSAAARHGVARVLRTGAPELVPELTDAVLQEALGPAGDDERIRPGSWIIVPLWAQRRVFGALMVCAARAGLRYGARDLELVQELARRAEIAIDNARLFEMAKAEHLVAEQANRAKDEFLAAVSHELRTPLMAMLGWTRMLRTGQLGPEKTARALAAVERNTQVQTQLIEDLLDVSRIITGKMRLEIRPVDPAAFIEAALDSVRHAAEAKGVTLSAELLPGSGSIHGDADRLQQMVWNLLSNAIKFTPRGGQVTVRLRWVEGHVLIEVQDTGQGIPRAHLGQIFERFWQVDGSSTRKHGGLGLGLAIVRHLTELHGGTIEALSEGEGHGALFRLTLPLSVAASSRGSPPVAQSQARQEAPSLAQEVLKGLQVLVVDDEADALELLSVVLESRGAQVHTASSAREALEKHQLHRPHVILSDIGMPGEDGYSFIRRLRALPLEQGGQTPAVALTAFARMEDRTRALLAGFQMHVPKPIEPAELIIVLASLTGRYPRVVDSAFQAVR